Proteins encoded within one genomic window of Granulicella pectinivorans:
- a CDS encoding lipid-binding SYLF domain-containing protein, translating to MRKFTGLVCALALGATSMTSFAASDRAKLDERLANASAVLHEVMATPDKGIPQSILAGASCVVVIPSFKKGAFVVGGQYGQGVATCRTGHGWSAPVFVQLAGGSFGFQIGGQSTDLVLVAMNQNGLQDMLKNKFKIGGDAAASAGPVGRNAQAGTDWKLNAEFLTYSRSKGLFAGIDLDGTVLSQNEDDTRTIYGANVPFKAVLSGEQTPPPDTRAFVRTVAKYFVISKDAQ from the coding sequence ATGAGAAAGTTTACTGGACTGGTGTGTGCGTTGGCGCTTGGAGCCACCTCGATGACGTCGTTTGCAGCCTCCGACCGCGCGAAGCTGGATGAGCGTCTGGCGAATGCTTCGGCTGTGTTGCATGAAGTGATGGCAACCCCGGATAAGGGCATTCCGCAGTCGATTCTTGCCGGCGCTTCGTGCGTTGTGGTGATCCCGAGCTTCAAGAAGGGCGCATTCGTCGTGGGCGGACAGTACGGACAGGGCGTTGCGACCTGCCGCACCGGCCATGGCTGGAGCGCTCCTGTATTCGTGCAGTTGGCGGGCGGAAGCTTCGGCTTCCAGATCGGCGGACAGTCCACGGATCTGGTTCTGGTCGCGATGAACCAGAACGGACTGCAGGATATGCTGAAGAACAAGTTCAAGATCGGTGGCGACGCAGCGGCTTCGGCGGGCCCGGTTGGCCGCAATGCGCAGGCTGGTACGGACTGGAAGCTTAATGCTGAGTTCCTGACCTATTCGCGCTCGAAGGGACTGTTTGCCGGTATCGATCTGGACGGCACAGTGCTTTCGCAGAATGAGGATGACACCCGCACGATTTACGGCGCGAACGTTCCGTTCAAGGCTGTGCTGAGCGGTGAGCAGACTCCTCCGCCCGACACGCGCGCCTTTGTGCGGACGGTAGCGAAGTACTTCGTTATCTCCAAGGACGCGCAGTAA
- a CDS encoding lysophospholipid acyltransferase family protein, translated as MSSGASTSSIPWQQKLEFMALRGFVGVLGGLPRGVARQLGAGIGWVAYKALGRLRRVGQQNLAMALPEKTDEEREAILQRVYRNLGYQIAEFCQMAGYSQAEASSFISYDGFEHFSAAMARGKGVFVLTGHLGAWELSSFYHSLMGHPMDMVIRRLDNPLVDTYVNRIRCLYGNRVLHKDDFARGLIASMRAGRAVGVLMDTNMTPPQGVFVPFFGQLACTASGVARVVQKTGAAVLPGFLLWQETERKYRLVFGKELAVVSTGNAEADALSNTAQFTAVLEEYIRRYPDQWLWMHRRWKTRPEGEKGIYTR; from the coding sequence GTGAGTTCCGGCGCGAGCACGTCCTCCATTCCGTGGCAGCAAAAGCTGGAGTTTATGGCGCTGCGCGGGTTTGTCGGTGTACTTGGCGGACTGCCGCGCGGTGTGGCAAGGCAGTTAGGTGCGGGGATTGGTTGGGTGGCGTACAAGGCTCTGGGGCGGCTGCGGCGGGTGGGCCAGCAGAATCTGGCGATGGCGCTTCCGGAAAAGACAGACGAGGAACGCGAGGCGATTCTGCAGCGCGTATACAGGAATCTTGGATACCAGATCGCGGAGTTTTGCCAGATGGCTGGGTACTCGCAGGCGGAGGCCAGCAGCTTCATCTCGTATGACGGATTTGAGCATTTCAGCGCGGCGATGGCCAGAGGGAAGGGTGTTTTTGTCCTGACCGGGCACCTGGGGGCTTGGGAGCTATCGAGTTTTTACCACTCACTGATGGGCCATCCGATGGATATGGTGATCCGGCGGCTGGATAATCCGCTTGTGGATACGTATGTGAACCGGATTCGGTGTCTATATGGGAACCGGGTGCTCCATAAGGACGATTTTGCGCGTGGATTGATTGCGTCGATGAGAGCGGGGCGGGCGGTGGGGGTGTTGATGGACACGAACATGACGCCACCGCAGGGAGTGTTTGTGCCGTTTTTTGGGCAACTGGCATGTACGGCTTCTGGCGTGGCGCGGGTGGTACAGAAGACGGGGGCGGCGGTTTTGCCGGGTTTTTTGCTTTGGCAGGAGACGGAAAGGAAGTACAGGCTGGTCTTCGGTAAGGAACTTGCGGTGGTCTCGACGGGCAATGCTGAGGCAGACGCACTGTCGAATACGGCTCAGTTTACGGCGGTGCTCGAGGAGTACATTCGGCGGTATCCGGATCAGTGGTTATGGATGCATCGGCGCTGGAAGACCAGACCTGAGGGTGAGAAGGGAATCTATACGCGATGA
- a CDS encoding UDP-3-O-(3-hydroxymyristoyl)glucosamine N-acyltransferase: MRLEHLLPGWELGAVGGAEIRRVSGLRDADRESLVFATDTETLTEALESAAGAILAASKLTEKFGDQLIAERVAFVRDPRLAFSLAAKELRGLGGPSIHPTAVISEGVVMGADHQIGPHVTLYPGVTIGDRVVIQAGAVIGSTGFGYARDRDGKYTLFPQQGTVVIEDDVEIGANTTIDRGALGETRIGAGTKIDNLVHIGHNCVIGKNVIIAAQTGISGSSVVEDGAILGGQVGIGEHATVGAGVILGGGAGVLTNKKMTGPGQVFWGRPARPLKEYLRDLARLRKG, encoded by the coding sequence ATGAGGCTTGAGCATCTTTTACCTGGCTGGGAGTTGGGAGCGGTGGGTGGTGCGGAGATTCGGCGGGTTTCGGGGCTGCGCGATGCGGACCGGGAGTCACTGGTGTTTGCCACCGATACGGAGACGCTGACGGAGGCGTTGGAGTCGGCGGCGGGGGCGATTCTGGCCGCGTCGAAGCTGACGGAGAAGTTTGGCGACCAGTTGATTGCAGAGCGGGTGGCCTTTGTGCGGGATCCGCGACTGGCGTTTTCGCTGGCGGCGAAGGAGCTTCGTGGATTGGGTGGGCCGTCGATTCATCCGACGGCGGTGATCTCCGAGGGGGTGGTGATGGGGGCGGATCATCAGATCGGGCCACATGTGACGCTCTATCCCGGGGTGACGATTGGCGATCGCGTGGTGATCCAGGCGGGTGCCGTGATTGGGTCTACGGGATTCGGGTATGCGCGGGACCGGGATGGGAAGTACACGCTTTTCCCGCAGCAGGGGACCGTTGTGATTGAAGACGACGTGGAGATTGGGGCCAATACGACGATCGACCGGGGCGCCTTGGGGGAGACGCGGATTGGGGCGGGGACGAAGATCGATAATCTGGTGCATATTGGGCACAACTGCGTCATTGGGAAGAACGTCATTATTGCGGCGCAGACCGGGATTTCGGGGTCGAGCGTGGTGGAGGATGGCGCGATTCTGGGCGGACAGGTAGGGATTGGCGAACATGCGACGGTCGGCGCCGGGGTTATTCTGGGCGGCGGTGCCGGCGTGTTGACCAATAAGAAGATGACCGGCCCGGGGCAGGTGTTTTGGGGAAGGCCGGCTCGACCGCTGAAGGAGTATCTGCGGGACCTGGCGCGGTTGCGGAAGGGGTAG